The Polynucleobacter necessarius genome window below encodes:
- the glmU gene encoding bifunctional UDP-N-acetylglucosamine diphosphorylase/glucosamine-1-phosphate N-acetyltransferase GlmU, translating to MNIVILAAGQGKRMKSALPKVLQTLAGKPLLQHVLSTALSLQGKQAKNGLVVVVGHGAADVKDFLVKVSQEDSGFGKVATALQSEQKGTGHAFLQALPKLDIQEPALVLYGDVPLTTKKTLSKLVKLADGVRGQDSALALLTQNLSNPTGYGRIVRDADGSVKEIVEEKDATPAQKTIQEINTGIMVLPTKSLKKWLKALSASNAQGEYYLTDVIAMAVKDGVPIRTTQADDEFETIGVNSRDQLASLERVHQLNIANELMDSGVSLADPARIDVRGTLECGTDVSIDIGCVFEGCVTLDAGAKIGPYCVICNSVIGKGVSIHAYSYIDGAKVGSQSVIGPYARLRPGAELSNNVHIGNFVEVKNSKIAANSKANHLAYVGDSIVGSRVNIGAGTITCNYDGVNKHQTIIEDDVFIGSDTQLVAPVRVGRGATLGAGTTLTKDAPANQLTVSRAKQISLQWQRPIKQEKKTASRKVGTKKSAFTKQVIKKVAPKKIVQKVVKKAIKNTAKGKK from the coding sequence ATGAATATCGTCATTTTGGCTGCTGGGCAAGGAAAGCGGATGAAATCTGCTCTACCCAAAGTCCTGCAAACCTTGGCAGGGAAACCTCTTCTTCAGCATGTTCTGAGTACCGCACTTTCTCTCCAAGGTAAGCAGGCCAAGAATGGCCTAGTGGTAGTTGTTGGGCATGGAGCGGCTGACGTAAAAGACTTTTTAGTAAAAGTCTCTCAAGAGGATTCGGGCTTTGGAAAAGTTGCCACCGCCTTGCAATCTGAGCAAAAAGGAACTGGACATGCGTTTTTGCAGGCATTACCTAAGCTTGATATTCAGGAGCCTGCCTTAGTTTTATATGGTGATGTTCCGCTCACAACAAAAAAGACGCTTAGCAAATTAGTCAAGTTAGCCGATGGTGTGAGAGGCCAAGACTCTGCACTGGCTTTATTAACACAAAATCTTAGTAATCCAACAGGCTATGGTCGTATCGTGCGTGATGCTGATGGATCAGTCAAAGAAATTGTTGAAGAAAAAGATGCAACACCTGCACAAAAAACTATTCAGGAAATTAATACTGGCATCATGGTGCTGCCGACCAAATCTCTAAAGAAATGGCTGAAAGCATTGAGTGCAAGCAATGCGCAAGGCGAATATTACCTAACTGATGTTATTGCTATGGCCGTAAAAGATGGCGTACCTATTCGTACGACACAAGCAGATGATGAGTTTGAAACTATTGGCGTTAACAGTCGCGATCAATTGGCATCACTAGAACGAGTTCATCAACTGAACATTGCGAATGAATTAATGGACTCAGGAGTGTCACTCGCTGATCCTGCTCGTATTGATGTGCGCGGAACTCTAGAGTGCGGCACAGATGTATCAATTGATATTGGTTGTGTATTTGAAGGCTGCGTTACTTTAGATGCAGGTGCAAAGATTGGGCCTTATTGTGTAATTTGCAATAGCGTGATCGGTAAAGGCGTCTCTATTCATGCTTATAGCTATATTGATGGCGCGAAAGTTGGTAGTCAATCCGTTATCGGGCCTTATGCTCGTTTAAGACCTGGTGCAGAGTTATCAAATAATGTGCATATTGGTAATTTCGTGGAAGTGAAGAACAGCAAGATTGCAGCAAATAGCAAAGCCAATCATTTAGCCTACGTTGGCGACTCTATTGTTGGCTCACGAGTCAATATTGGTGCAGGCACCATTACTTGTAATTACGATGGTGTAAATAAACACCAGACCATTATTGAAGATGATGTCTTTATTGGCTCCGATACTCAGTTGGTTGCTCCAGTACGCGTCGGTCGTGGAGCGACATTAGGTGCTGGTACAACCCTTACTAAGGATGCTCCAGCAAATCAACTTACTGTCTCTAGGGCAAAACAAATTTCATTACAGTGGCAGCGCCCCATCAAGCAAGAGAAAAAAACTGCGTCAAGAAAAGTGGGAACAAAGAAGTCTGCTTTTAC
- the ttcA gene encoding tRNA 2-thiocytidine(32) synthetase TtcA has translation MGKIRKVVFEENKLEKKLCRLVGQAIGDFGMIDGDDRVMVCLSGGKDSYAMLDILMKLRERAPINFEIVAVNLDQKQPNFSAEILPNYLKALGVQYHIEEQDTYSIVKRVIPEGKTTCGLCSRLRRGILYRVADELGATKIALGHHRDDILETLMLNMFYAGKLKGMPPKLRSDDGKHIVIRPLAYVPEKLLERYAGDMNFPIIPCDLCGSQPNLQRQVMKEMLREWEGKHPGRVENLFRSMHHIVPSHLMDGEAFDFKKLEISTQLTGIASRSTGDRAIDEANLDELACGTLIQGTYNPPL, from the coding sequence ATGGGCAAGATTCGTAAAGTTGTCTTTGAAGAAAACAAGCTAGAAAAAAAACTCTGTCGCTTGGTGGGGCAGGCCATTGGTGACTTTGGCATGATTGATGGTGACGATAGGGTGATGGTCTGCCTATCAGGAGGTAAAGATAGTTACGCCATGTTGGATATTTTGATGAAGCTTCGTGAGCGTGCGCCAATTAATTTTGAAATAGTGGCGGTGAATCTAGATCAGAAGCAACCTAATTTCTCCGCTGAAATATTACCGAATTATTTGAAGGCTTTAGGCGTTCAATATCACATTGAAGAACAAGATACTTACAGCATAGTGAAGCGAGTAATCCCGGAAGGAAAAACGACTTGTGGGTTATGCTCACGTTTACGTCGCGGTATTTTGTATCGCGTGGCGGATGAATTAGGAGCAACAAAAATTGCTTTGGGTCACCATCGAGATGACATTCTTGAGACCTTGATGTTGAACATGTTTTATGCAGGAAAGCTCAAGGGGATGCCACCAAAGCTTCGTTCAGATGATGGAAAACATATTGTGATTCGCCCATTAGCGTATGTTCCTGAAAAATTACTGGAACGCTATGCTGGCGATATGAACTTTCCCATCATTCCGTGTGATTTATGCGGTAGTCAGCCCAATCTTCAACGTCAAGTGATGAAGGAAATGCTGCGGGAATGGGAGGGGAAGCATCCAGGCCGAGTGGAAAACTTATTCCGCTCGATGCACCATATCGTCCCATCCCATTTGATGGATGGCGAAGCCTTTGATTTCAAAAAGCTGGAGATTTCGACACAGCTAACCGGCATCGCATCTAGATCGACTGGTGACAGAGCAATTGATGAAGCTAATTTAGACGAATTAGCCTGTGGAACCTTGATTCAAGGGACTTATAATCCTCCTTTATGA
- a CDS encoding dihydroneopterin aldolase, with translation MRDYEIYINIGVHEFEKKAEQRVLLNVDLYIPLAMNTSTNDQLDEVVDYDFMRETIKARAANKGHIHLQEAFCDDMVTAMLHYPKVLAARISTVKPDVYPECHPVGVEVVRIKTS, from the coding sequence TTGCGTGACTACGAGATTTATATCAATATAGGCGTTCATGAATTTGAGAAAAAAGCGGAACAACGCGTGCTCTTGAATGTTGATCTATATATACCGTTGGCAATGAATACATCAACCAATGATCAATTGGATGAGGTAGTCGACTACGACTTCATGAGAGAGACTATTAAGGCCAGAGCCGCTAATAAGGGGCATATTCATTTACAGGAAGCCTTCTGCGACGACATGGTGACAGCCATGTTGCATTATCCTAAGGTACTAGCCGCAAGAATTAGTACCGTTAAGCCAGATGTCTATCCAGAGTGCCACCCGGTGGGCGTAGAGGTTGTTCGTATCAAAACCTCTTGA
- a CDS encoding SDR family oxidoreductase produces the protein MANEAATKDLFLAVNQIFPHLSCLINSASIFEYDRANSETPLSEKGLQEHMWVNLTAPILLLKLMFDCQKSKLSTSAIIPLLDQKLINLNPDYLAYTLSKAALLSSVELLAMDFVLYLRVLGFAPGISLPSGDQMNDGFAIAHPMTLLGKSSTPLDVAKAAVFLAEAGAITGTTLYVDGGQHLSPSSRDVMFKTNEVF, from the coding sequence TTGGCCAATGAAGCGGCCACTAAAGACCTGTTCTTGGCTGTTAATCAGATATTTCCACATTTAAGTTGCTTGATAAACAGTGCCTCAATATTCGAATACGATCGTGCAAACTCAGAAACTCCTTTGAGCGAGAAAGGTCTGCAAGAGCATATGTGGGTGAATTTGACCGCACCAATTTTGTTATTGAAGTTGATGTTTGATTGTCAGAAAAGTAAATTAAGCACATCAGCAATCATTCCATTATTAGATCAAAAGCTGATCAATCTAAATCCAGATTATTTGGCTTATACATTATCGAAAGCTGCATTACTCTCATCAGTCGAATTATTGGCTATGGATTTTGTACTATACCTGCGAGTGCTTGGCTTTGCCCCTGGTATTTCCTTGCCATCTGGTGATCAAATGAATGATGGATTTGCGATAGCGCACCCAATGACACTGCTTGGAAAATCATCTACTCCCTTAGATGTTGCTAAAGCAGCCGTTTTCTTGGCTGAGGCTGGTGCCATTACTGGTACAACTCTATATGTAGATGGCGGACAACATTTATCGCCATCATCACGTGATGTGATGTTCAAAACCAATGAAGTATTTTAA
- a CDS encoding SDR family NAD(P)-dependent oxidoreductase, whose translation MNPSSTPSSQQVKAVLVTGATKRLGREIALLFARQGWDVAVHYGRSAKEAAQTVEEIRGL comes from the coding sequence TTGAACCCTAGTTCAACCCCTTCATCCCAGCAAGTAAAAGCAGTGTTGGTGACTGGTGCCACAAAGCGCCTTGGTCGTGAAATTGCCTTGCTATTTGCCCGTCAGGGCTGGGATGTTGCCGTTCATTATGGGCGATCAGCCAAAGAAGCGGCGCAAACCGTAGAAGAAATTCGGGGTCTATAG
- a CDS encoding class I SAM-dependent methyltransferase, with protein MNITLTSLETEHSALLQAKIASQIASQGDWLPFSKYMEMALYEPAMGYYNAGAQKLGSGGDFTTAPELSPLFGATICSTLMPVLEALKQTGFPTQILEFGAGTGKLTTSILTRLNDLSFHLDRYDIIEISPDLAQRQQENISDAVRQLGLKTQFNWLTELPENFKGVILANEVIDAIPCDVIIYQNGLWYWYGVACQNGKLVWKTGSPVEQKLLPESLLSGNLSEGYVTELHTAANAWMQQIASQLDMGLFLTFDYGFPESEYYHPQRLEGTLMAHHRHHALQDPFHLPGLCDLTTHVDWTQIARCALAQNAYDVYLTNQAAYLLDAGIGDIALEIGNPSDPEIFLPISNSLQKLLSEAEMGELFKAFAFSKKLETLLPGYVLENLPGLRGRNRLEIQANFRLPRLQ; from the coding sequence ATGAATATTACCTTGACCAGCCTAGAAACGGAGCATAGTGCGCTTCTACAGGCAAAAATAGCCTCTCAGATTGCCTCTCAAGGGGATTGGCTACCATTTTCCAAATATATGGAAATGGCGCTTTATGAGCCCGCTATGGGCTATTACAACGCCGGTGCCCAGAAACTTGGCTCTGGAGGAGACTTCACCACCGCCCCCGAATTGAGCCCCCTCTTTGGCGCCACGATTTGCTCCACCCTCATGCCAGTCCTTGAAGCACTCAAGCAAACAGGGTTTCCCACGCAAATTCTGGAGTTTGGAGCGGGCACGGGAAAACTAACAACGTCCATACTTACCAGACTGAATGATCTCAGTTTTCATTTAGATCGTTACGACATCATTGAAATATCCCCAGACTTAGCGCAACGTCAGCAAGAAAACATTAGTGACGCTGTTCGACAATTAGGCCTCAAAACGCAATTCAATTGGCTTACAGAGTTGCCTGAAAATTTTAAAGGAGTTATTCTTGCAAACGAGGTCATCGATGCCATTCCATGTGATGTCATCATTTATCAAAATGGATTGTGGTACTGGTATGGCGTTGCTTGTCAAAATGGCAAACTTGTTTGGAAAACTGGTTCTCCAGTCGAGCAAAAATTACTGCCTGAAAGTTTATTGAGCGGTAACCTCTCTGAGGGTTATGTCACTGAACTTCATACAGCCGCAAATGCTTGGATGCAACAAATTGCAAGTCAACTGGATATGGGTTTGTTTCTCACATTTGACTACGGCTTTCCTGAGAGCGAGTACTACCATCCTCAAAGGCTTGAAGGTACGCTAATGGCGCATCATCGCCATCATGCACTTCAAGATCCATTTCATCTACCGGGTCTTTGCGATCTAACAACTCACGTTGATTGGACGCAAATAGCTCGCTGCGCATTAGCTCAAAATGCTTACGATGTTTACCTTACCAATCAAGCTGCTTATTTATTAGATGCGGGTATCGGAGATATTGCTTTAGAAATTGGGAATCCTAGCGATCCAGAAATCTTTTTACCAATTTCTAACTCTTTACAAAAGCTATTATCAGAAGCGGAAATGGGAGAGCTCTTTAAGGCATTTGCATTTTCTAAAAAGTTAGAGACTTTATTACCAGGATATGTACTCGAGAATCTACCTGGTCTACGTGGTAGAAATAGACTGGAGATCCAGGCTAATTTCAGGCTTCCAAGGCTTCAATAA
- a CDS encoding polynucleotide adenylyltransferase, translating to MKIYAVGGAIRDTLMGLPINDIDYVVVGSSVEEMLAKGFRPVGKDFPVFLHPETQAEYALARTERKTGKGYKEFHFYADPAVTLEQDLERRDLTINAMAQEVDQNGRPFGPIIDPYNGQADLVAKIFRHISDAFAEDPLRLLRIARFAARFLQFTVANETLVALQAIVQSGELNALSAERIWQELARGLVAAKPMHLFQALLNTGAASAILPPTLTAKLTEEAFREELNAYFSLSGDGLEERCAIALMDLPASEIRAWAEGVRMPIEVRDFCEIFSSLRVLINQYRNTPYLAVDVLAWFNRADVWRKRDRAQTILNLAEKIGWNVSRLINAMRNAQSINTAEIIAGVPTEDRSNGERIGSAFESARLASIIEALEA from the coding sequence ATGAAAATCTATGCAGTGGGTGGTGCCATCAGGGATACCCTTATGGGTCTACCCATTAACGATATTGATTATGTCGTTGTTGGCTCCAGCGTAGAGGAGATGCTTGCCAAAGGATTTCGTCCTGTGGGCAAGGATTTCCCGGTGTTTTTACATCCTGAGACACAAGCGGAATATGCACTCGCTCGGACTGAGCGCAAGACTGGCAAAGGCTATAAAGAATTCCATTTCTATGCTGATCCAGCCGTTACCTTAGAGCAAGATTTAGAGCGTCGTGATTTAACGATTAATGCGATGGCGCAAGAGGTGGATCAAAATGGTAGACCATTTGGACCGATTATTGACCCATATAACGGACAAGCAGACCTAGTAGCCAAAATATTCCGTCATATATCAGATGCCTTTGCAGAGGACCCATTACGTCTATTACGGATAGCTCGATTCGCAGCACGTTTTCTACAATTTACAGTAGCCAATGAAACCCTGGTAGCGCTTCAAGCAATTGTTCAATCAGGCGAACTCAATGCCTTATCAGCCGAACGAATTTGGCAAGAGTTAGCAAGGGGTTTAGTTGCTGCAAAGCCTATGCACTTGTTTCAGGCCCTATTAAATACGGGTGCAGCAAGTGCAATATTGCCCCCTACCCTAACCGCCAAGTTGACTGAAGAGGCATTTCGCGAGGAATTGAATGCATATTTTTCTTTAAGTGGTGATGGCCTAGAGGAGCGCTGTGCTATTGCCTTGATGGATTTACCTGCCAGTGAAATTCGTGCTTGGGCCGAAGGTGTGCGCATGCCGATTGAGGTTCGAGACTTCTGCGAGATTTTTAGCAGCCTTAGAGTTTTGATAAATCAATACCGAAATACACCCTATTTAGCGGTAGATGTTTTAGCGTGGTTCAATCGTGCCGATGTATGGCGAAAACGAGACCGTGCCCAAACAATTTTGAATTTAGCGGAAAAAATAGGATGGAATGTTTCTCGTTTAATCAATGCGATGCGCAATGCACAATCAATCAACACTGCAGAAATAATTGCTGGAGTTCCTACCGAAGATCGCTCTAATGGTGAGCGGATCGGCAGTGCATTTGAGTCAGCCAGACTGGCCTCGATTATTGAAGCCTTGGAAGCCTGA
- a CDS encoding NAD-dependent epimerase/dehydratase family protein — protein sequence MKYDILLIGGNGFVWRVIAAQLQLAGYSVLVPTSHLSAARELRMLPKIPVEEADIHDFDELQSLCGRIKSGGAVINLVDVLHDKPAQPYGKVLKSAHVELPKNIITAMQLHGVKRYLHMSALGADSQGSSIYQCSKGEGEVAVKESNLDCTIFRPSVIFSAQDRFINLFAKLTKLFPAMPLANYQAQFQSVSVDDVATACVKSLLMPQTIHQSYDLVGSTVYTMQEIVEFAARKANTSCAIIPVPDFEFLPGPTLMSRDNIASMQMPNILPVNSTDALSEVFKMSRRRLDGMQ from the coding sequence ATGAAATACGACATTCTTCTCATCGGTGGTAATGGATTTGTGTGGCGCGTTATTGCTGCGCAACTCCAGCTTGCAGGCTATTCAGTATTAGTGCCAACAAGTCATCTAAGTGCTGCACGCGAGTTACGCATGCTTCCCAAGATTCCTGTTGAAGAAGCGGATATTCACGATTTTGATGAGCTGCAAAGTCTTTGTGGACGCATTAAGTCTGGCGGTGCTGTGATTAATTTGGTTGATGTTTTACACGACAAGCCAGCTCAGCCTTATGGAAAAGTATTGAAATCGGCACACGTTGAATTGCCGAAAAATATTATTACAGCGATGCAATTGCATGGCGTGAAGCGCTATTTGCACATGAGTGCTTTAGGTGCTGATTCTCAAGGATCCTCAATTTATCAGTGTAGTAAAGGAGAAGGTGAAGTTGCAGTGAAGGAAAGCAACTTAGATTGCACTATTTTTAGGCCGTCTGTCATCTTTAGTGCTCAGGACCGGTTTATTAATCTGTTTGCTAAATTAACAAAGCTATTCCCGGCCATGCCATTGGCAAATTATCAAGCGCAGTTTCAGTCAGTAAGCGTAGATGATGTTGCGACTGCATGTGTGAAATCTTTGTTAATGCCGCAAACGATACATCAGTCTTATGACTTAGTTGGCTCAACGGTTTACACAATGCAAGAGATTGTGGAGTTTGCTGCACGGAAAGCAAACACCTCGTGTGCCATTATTCCTGTGCCAGATTTTGAATTTTTGCCAGGTCCAACCTTGATGTCACGCGACAATATTGCTTCAATGCAAATGCCAAATATCTTGCCTGTAAATAGTACTGATGCGCTATCAGAAGTATTTAAGATGAGTCGTCGCAGACTTGATGGTATGCAGTAA
- a CDS encoding lytic transglycosylase domain-containing protein has translation MSLVIGASNVYADKIKKPNLPQSYESKAAPAEIADTDRMFIDLREAAKKNDVFRAQQLSSNLVNYPFDDYVAYFRIKPQLFDGSGTRSDYSADAQVIAFLNQYQDTALADRMRNDWLLVLGKRKDWARFDIEYSKCVLDDYTQVKCYSLLSKLSQGENPTKLAIDSRALLLDPSDFGQACQELVSSLVAAGGMTPSEAKAIGRAASERGFETMARHLGGEDPIGDIVKAAKADPAKAYRDFSQNASRYSKENQAVAWGVIGQFLAKKLDPNADDAYRLQQELGYNELLSVESQEWKVRAGLRAKDWALVKNAIDGMNPVVRSKDPAWTYWYGSALKAEGQDAKATESFALIADQYNFYGQLAREELGKSNQVPAKTKVTEQEIDAIASRKGFIRGERLYAMNLRFEGNREWNWELRNMTDKQLLAAAEYAKRIHLYDRVVNAADRTKQEHDFSLRYPTPFKEVLSPIARQIDLNLSWAYGLIRQESRFIINASSSVGASGLMQIMPNTAKYVAKKIGMTNYTNDKLSDTNTNLTLGSNYLKMLLIDLDGFWVLASAAYNAGPSRSKAWRETLTGPTEGAIFAETIPCTETRVYVKNVLSNAHYYSSVMNGTSQSLKQRLGVISPKAATQSELP, from the coding sequence TTGAGCCTTGTAATAGGTGCGTCCAATGTCTATGCAGACAAGATCAAAAAGCCAAATCTTCCGCAGTCTTATGAGAGTAAAGCCGCTCCTGCCGAAATTGCTGATACAGATCGTATGTTTATTGATCTGCGTGAGGCAGCGAAAAAGAACGATGTGTTTAGAGCACAACAGCTATCGTCCAATTTGGTGAACTATCCGTTTGATGATTATGTGGCGTATTTTCGTATCAAGCCTCAGTTATTTGATGGCAGCGGGACACGTAGCGATTATAGCGCGGATGCACAAGTCATTGCTTTTTTGAATCAATACCAAGATACCGCCTTGGCAGATCGCATGCGCAATGACTGGCTGTTGGTTTTAGGTAAACGTAAAGATTGGGCGCGTTTTGATATTGAGTATTCCAAGTGTGTTTTGGATGACTATACTCAGGTTAAGTGCTACTCGTTGCTATCCAAGTTGTCGCAAGGAGAGAATCCAACGAAGTTGGCAATCGATTCTCGCGCACTACTCCTCGATCCTAGTGACTTTGGTCAGGCTTGTCAGGAGTTGGTGTCTTCGCTAGTTGCGGCTGGGGGCATGACTCCGAGTGAGGCCAAGGCCATAGGCCGTGCTGCTAGTGAGAGAGGCTTTGAAACCATGGCTCGCCATCTAGGAGGTGAAGATCCGATTGGAGACATTGTTAAAGCAGCCAAGGCAGATCCAGCCAAAGCTTATAGAGACTTTTCGCAAAATGCTTCACGCTATAGCAAAGAAAATCAAGCGGTTGCCTGGGGGGTGATCGGGCAATTTTTGGCCAAAAAGTTAGACCCCAATGCCGATGATGCATACCGTTTACAACAAGAACTTGGTTATAACGAATTGCTATCTGTTGAGTCGCAAGAGTGGAAGGTGCGCGCTGGTTTGCGTGCGAAAGATTGGGCCTTAGTCAAAAACGCGATCGATGGCATGAATCCAGTGGTGCGCTCTAAGGATCCAGCCTGGACCTATTGGTATGGCAGTGCACTTAAAGCCGAAGGCCAAGATGCAAAAGCTACAGAGAGTTTTGCGCTCATTGCAGACCAATATAATTTTTATGGCCAACTAGCGCGTGAAGAGCTCGGTAAATCCAATCAAGTGCCAGCAAAAACAAAAGTGACTGAGCAAGAGATTGATGCGATAGCAAGTCGCAAGGGCTTTATTCGCGGTGAGCGTTTATATGCCATGAATCTTCGCTTTGAGGGTAATCGCGAGTGGAATTGGGAACTCCGCAACATGACTGATAAGCAGCTGTTAGCTGCTGCGGAATATGCAAAGCGCATCCATCTATATGACCGCGTAGTGAATGCTGCCGACCGTACAAAGCAAGAACACGATTTTAGTTTGCGTTACCCAACACCTTTTAAAGAGGTGTTATCTCCTATTGCGCGTCAGATCGATCTCAATCTATCTTGGGCATATGGTCTTATACGCCAAGAGTCGCGCTTCATCATAAATGCGTCTTCTTCTGTCGGTGCATCAGGATTAATGCAGATAATGCCTAACACTGCTAAGTATGTAGCCAAGAAGATCGGAATGACAAATTACACAAATGACAAATTGAGCGACACCAATACCAATCTGACATTAGGAAGTAATTATCTCAAGATGCTTCTTATCGACTTGGATGGCTTTTGGGTTTTGGCTTCTGCAGCTTACAACGCAGGACCTTCGCGCTCTAAAGCATGGCGTGAAACATTAACGGGTCCAACCGAGGGTGCAATTTTTGCTGAAACAATTCCATGTACTGAAACACGCGTTTATGTGAAGAATGTACTCTCCAATGCACATTATTACTCTTCAGTGATGAATGGTACGAGCCAATCATTAAAGCAACGCTTAGGAGTAATTTCGCCAAAGGCTGCCACTCAATCAGAACTTCCTTAA
- a CDS encoding 5-formyltetrahydrofolate cyclo-ligase: MHGTSPKTLRQNLLKQRTTFVAEENYAQIQACFMDHVNQLLTEEGKSWQSIALYWPIQDEIDLRSTLLTWAQNAPNRNLALPFAREDKHLDFYLWRQGNQLHPSKHGVPEPVPNDPKRPPVNPDCILIPCVGWTSSTSDGNRQYWRLGYGGGYFDRTLAQLRKQNPKLVCIGIGFDWQQLDDSQWSAQTHDEPLDILLTESGLKR, encoded by the coding sequence ATGCACGGTACTTCACCAAAAACTCTCCGTCAAAATTTACTAAAACAGCGTACTACGTTTGTTGCTGAGGAAAATTACGCTCAAATTCAAGCTTGCTTCATGGATCACGTAAATCAACTGCTGACAGAAGAAGGTAAATCTTGGCAATCAATTGCCCTTTATTGGCCTATTCAAGATGAAATCGATTTACGCTCCACCCTGCTCACTTGGGCCCAAAATGCCCCCAATCGGAATCTTGCATTGCCCTTTGCTCGCGAGGATAAACATCTCGATTTTTATCTTTGGCGACAAGGCAATCAATTACACCCAAGTAAGCATGGAGTGCCAGAGCCCGTCCCCAATGATCCTAAAAGGCCACCTGTCAATCCTGATTGCATTCTTATTCCTTGTGTTGGCTGGACTAGCTCAACATCTGATGGAAATCGACAATACTGGCGCTTAGGCTACGGCGGAGGATACTTTGACCGCACCCTGGCACAACTCAGAAAGCAAAATCCCAAACTTGTCTGCATTGGAATTGGTTTTGATTGGCAGCAATTAGATGATTCTCAATGGTCTGCTCAAACTCATGATGAGCCCTTAGACATACTCTTAACTGAGTCAGGCCTAAAGCGTTAA
- the metF gene encoding methylenetetrahydrofolate reductase [NAD(P)H]: MELSVEFFPPKTPEGESNLHQVRERFAETLKPTFYSVTFGAGGSTQSGTLKVVSNIHAAGAAVAPHLSCVGSSRESVREMLKQYQTLGVKRIVALRGDLPSGMGQYGEFHHANELVEFIRSETGDWFHIDVAAYPETHPQATSPASDVDFFVQKMKAGANSAVTQYFYNSDAYFRFVDDVYDQGVTQPIIAGIMPIANSSQLLRFSDACGAEIPRWIRLRLQAYGDDIISIRAFGEEVVTDLCDQLLTAGAPGIHFYSLNQADAVLAIADNLDLTK; the protein is encoded by the coding sequence ATGGAATTAAGCGTCGAATTCTTTCCTCCAAAAACACCTGAAGGTGAGAGTAACCTGCATCAGGTTCGCGAGCGTTTTGCTGAAACACTCAAGCCCACGTTTTATTCTGTGACTTTTGGGGCCGGCGGCTCTACTCAGTCAGGTACATTAAAAGTAGTAAGCAACATTCATGCAGCAGGTGCAGCAGTTGCCCCTCATTTATCCTGTGTTGGTAGCTCGCGTGAAAGCGTGCGCGAAATGCTCAAGCAATATCAAACCTTAGGGGTGAAGCGGATTGTCGCTTTGCGCGGTGATTTGCCGTCTGGCATGGGTCAGTATGGTGAGTTTCACCATGCAAATGAGCTAGTGGAATTTATTCGCTCAGAAACAGGCGACTGGTTTCATATTGATGTTGCAGCTTATCCAGAGACGCATCCACAGGCAACGTCGCCCGCGAGTGATGTTGATTTCTTCGTGCAAAAAATGAAGGCGGGAGCGAACTCTGCCGTCACACAGTATTTTTATAACAGCGATGCTTACTTTCGTTTTGTGGACGATGTCTATGACCAGGGCGTAACGCAGCCTATTATTGCGGGTATTATGCCGATCGCTAATAGCAGTCAGTTATTACGTTTCTCAGATGCTTGTGGTGCGGAGATTCCACGTTGGATTCGCCTGCGTCTTCAAGCTTATGGCGACGACATTATTTCTATTCGTGCATTTGGTGAGGAAGTAGTGACCGATTTATGTGACCAACTATTAACTGCAGGTGCACCAGGCATCCATTTCTACTCGCTCAATCAGGCGGATGCAGTTTTGGCCATTGCTGATAATTTAGATCTGACGAAGTAA